The Ziziphus jujuba cultivar Dongzao chromosome 5, ASM3175591v1 genome segment GTACTCTTAGACATGATTGAACCCAGATAATTTTCAAGCAGATAGCAAACACCAGAATAATTTCCATAGAAAAAGCCCAAGCATGAACAGTTCATCGAGCATAGATCTTGACAGATTGACAGATTCACACTGCGCTTCACAGGCTCTGCtaaatcattagaaaaatagTCCATCCAATCCTCCAATTTCACATAAGAAATCGATGTGGAATTCAAATTCCCACTTGGGTTACATCCAATAGGCAATGATAATGAATCATCTGTTGGAACACAACCAACTTTATCATCAGACCTCCTATCGAAACCTGGTGGACATGAACAAGACGCTTCGTGTATGTTGCATAATCCCAGTTGTCCGCAAGCTGATGGAACTCGACAGTATTCTTCAGGACCTACAAATTCTTCAACCCATTTCTCTCCTATGAAGCTCATGATTCTAAACCTTCCATCAGATCCAAGCTTGGCGATCCTGAAACTTGAGAAATTCAAGTTTACTTGAAAAACCAGAGATCCGTCATCCCCAAGCAGATTCAAACCAGTGCTGTTCATGGCCATGTATGACAGTGGCTCATTTGAATGTTTGAAGGCATTTGTCTCCATGGAGAGCATCCAATAGGTCTGATCCCTCCACTGAAATATCAAATCCTTATCAGAAAGTGTGAGTCGGTAATCACCTGTCGACAAGTTTGTTGGTCCGGCAGGAGCATACAATGATCTCCCCACGTCCAAGTTCTGTCCCATGACAATGGTGTCCGTTGGATGATTGAAACTTTCCCATAGAGAAACATTCCTGTTATCAACCAATATAAGGTTTCCTGTCTCTAGGAGCTGCAGAGCTCGAACCGGAGAGTTGAAAGGCGGTGTGGACCAGATAAGGTTGTTAGAGGCATCAGTGATGAAGAGGCCATTGATGGTGAGCAATAGCGTTGAGGACTCGGAAATGGGTGTGCTGGGGTTGTGTGTCCAAATGATGGTGTTAGTGGATTTATGGATAATGGACAAGTAGTAGCTTAAAGGACTCTGTGAAAGGCCAATTATAGAGGCCATAAAAGTTCCATTGACAGACCCCAAGAAAGCACCATTATAGTCGACGAATTGAAGGTGAGATGCTGTGAAGTTTGGATAGATGGAATGCTTGAAGATGGGGTATGATGAAGCTATGAAAGATGGAAGAAATGCAAAGCAGCAAAAAGTGAAGGTCGCCAAGGAAGCAAAAGAggagaacaaaaacaaagactCCATTAATGGAAGCTAGCTAGTATTTTAGAGGTTTTTGAGGAGGATTGAAGAGTGTTAGTTCATGGTCCGGTGGTGGGTTGGTTGGCTGGTGCTTAGCCATCATTTGTGGAttgatttttcaatattttaaacaaaacaatGTACAACAATTTCAACTCCTTGACCATAAAACAACTTTTGCTGTATAGCGCCTCTGTATAAGACTTGggcaatattattaatttatataatactgAGAGATGATTTATATattgagatttgagatattatttgtttgtttgtgtgtGATAACATTGGGTAACGTTAGTCATATTCGATGCTACATAGTTCTTATCCAACATAATACAAAggaattttacccaaaaaaaacaaaaaaaaaaccatattacaaaagaaaaaaatgagtcaactatattgttattctaatgtcccaaagaaggggaaaaagaaagaaagatctattttgttattttaaaggAATTTGCTCTTTGATGTAGAAGTAACCAACTATTTTTCTCAAAAGTTTCAACCACTAGGAGGGATGCGCTCAACTCCTCCTATTAATCACCTAGAATTAGACCCAGATCTAAAAACACACTTTTTTGAACTCTAATGTGTAGtgaaatttatctttttcaGGTTAAGTCCATGTAGTTAATGACTTATTTCAATTGGATGTTTTTTTTCAGAAACCCCTACATCACCCTTCcacaaaaaaaatctaaaatttcttGCATAATTTTCTTCGTCATTGATATAGTAATTGTATTACTCCTTGACAAGTCAAAGAACTAGCTTTAATTTAAACCTtgcttatattaataaattttaactattattattattattattattattattattattatcaaggcAGTAAGGTTAATCATTAGAAGACAATCAATCAATGGATTATGCAAATTCATTGGCCATGTGGTCagtttatatattcatatatcatataaatattttttggtcAGACACAAAGTTCCAAATCTGTGATGTTTGAACTCTAGGAAAAGAAACTAAGGCCTTCAACAGATCATACATGTGAAAGTCATATAAGGGAAAAGCATGTTTtccatttaaagaaaaaaataaaaaaaaataaaaaaaagcccaccaacaacaacaactactACAATGACAACAACCTTTTCTTTATTGTACGATTTATGTAATTGCTTTTACATGTTGATCTAAGAATTTGACGTCTCAAAATTTTCCACTATTAAACTATATGTGATCCTAGTCCACAAgaactttttttaatcttcctaTCATCATGTATCTTGTAAAATATATCAACTTCAGAAACTCTGATATATGTCAAATAGTAAGCAGTCATTTTTCCTTCTCCCTTCCCCTGATCCCAGTCCTGTTGATcctgaagagaagaaaaaagcaaaaattaatcaataaaacagtGATGAAAAAGCACCAATTCAAacaaatcacatatatatattttttaattgatctctttatttttttttccccgaaaACTCCGTAAAATCATATGTACAACCAGCTAAAGAACTGTTTTCAACAAAAGTTTCAAATTTCTACTACACAGATTTATGTTTATACCAATAAAATTTCCCTCAgattttattgataaatgatCAGTTGGGAGCATGCCAATTAAAAagatatggattttttttttaaaggaagatGATTAGCTAGGTTCTCAACAAAAGATTTAGTCATACCACTgtccaccccccccccccccccaaaaaaaaaaaaaagaaaaaaaaaaaaggccctgTATCCAAGAAAATAATTGAGTTGCTAACCAGCCATCAGACACCAAAAATATGAGACTTACAGCCAAAATACCTAAAAGGCCAAAAGAACACAGTAAAAAATGAAGGATATGGAAAGACTAGGAATGTCAACGGGACGGGATGGGATGAgatcggtttttaaaatttcgtCTCCATCCCGTAGGGAATTTTTTATCCCATTCTTGAGGTTTTTCCCATTTCTTTAGAGGCGGACCGAAGTCGGAGATTTCCCAATCAGGGATACAGTGGGGCGGTTTtccttgtttattattattttttttataattgatataactttttttgaaaaatttatataattttttttatgaataaaatgtaaataaagtgacgaaaatataataaaaatacaataaaatacatcaagatccaaatttacaattataataaaatacatccttaaaaaatataatagtccaaatatataaaatataaaaaaaaataaatatatatgggtCAGGTTCAGGCCAGGTTCTTTATTCCCCGATCTCGGCCTGTCCCCAATTCTGGTCTTAAGGATTTATCTTGAGCCTACCTTGCAGTCCTGATTTTCGGGGGAAAAACTGCCCTGTTAAAGGCAATGCATCGCAGTTTTCGAGATGTGCGGGCCAAATTGATATTTCTAAAAAAGACCACTTATccagatatatgtatattgcaGTAGAAATTTAAACTTGTATggtgaagaaaaggaaaattagcTGTATACCCTTGTTTTCTCTCCCAATTTACATCATATTATGCATCAATAATTGTGGAAGCAACCAAACAATAATCAAATGGTTTTATGAACTAAATTTTATGCaattggatatttatttgtatatagcTAGGTTTTATTTCAAATCAAAGAAGAATACTTCTTCAACATGAACAAGGAATTatagaaaccaaaaaaagtTCTAATCCAGTACTAATATATTATTACTTCAAGCTCATGCCAATATTGCATGGTGATTAAAAAGGGAAGTGGTGAACATTTTTCCTACTACTTCTCTCATTCTTTCTGGCTGTTTCGCCGCAAATACTGGTTCCTGTGCCTCTTAATTTCATGTCTCCATCTTCCATGACaagaatttctttaaaattagcCGAGGTAAGATACTAAAGGCAATGTCCTCAACACAATCAAAACAGCATTTCCTCCATTTGCTAGAAAACACAAGTGGCATGATCATGGTTTTGAACCCAACAACAAATCAGATTTCAACAGCTATAAGATCCCATTTAATCTCACTGCCATAGTTTGAATACTTCGATTTTAATAAGTGTTTCTGGCACATCTTTTATGCAATTTGGTTCAAATGAGGACCACATATTCCTTCATTGCCTTAAAAACAATTTGCTGTAAATGTTTGAATTTGATTACCTTTGGGGATCCTCCCCAACAAATTTATTATAAGATAGGTTCAGGACAGAAAGGAAATTCAAGTTTGAAAGTGATGCTGGAATTTCCATTCAGGCTGTTCCTTGAGAGGTCTAAAGAGTCGAGTTGCTGCAAGTTTCCAAAAGATGATGGGATTTGACCATTGAAAATGCCATTGGACTAGTTGAGTACATGGAGAAATTTGAGCAGTTCTAGTTCTTTTGGGATTCCAACTTCGAAGTTATTGCTTGAAAAACCAATGGAGGTGAATCCCCTAGCTATCTTTATCATCTCCATCCCTATACCTTTGTTGATAGCTGTTACTCCATCTTCATAGTAAAACTCATCAATCCTTATGTCATTGACCTGTAATCAAGCACCATATTTGACAGTCAGttctaaaaaatttcatagCAAGCACCGACAATGTCATACAATCCTCGATATCTACTTGGAATTGAGTCCAATAAATCTCTTGCGCCTTCAGCATAACTCCACCTAGTAGGTGAATATCCTGTTTCAGTGTTTCAGGTAATTCAACAATTGTTCTTTCTGATGAATCAGATCACCCACTAGGAGTGATTCATGTCGGATGGAGTCTTTTGAACCTAACTCAGGACATAAAGTCATAGCCAATGCAGACAGACTACCAGGTAGAAGAGTCATAGAATCTCATAGACAATATACCTGTTTCTTTTCCGGATACGGCGTTAAATCATAAAGCCTATGGTTTCTCATAAGAGGTTTGAAGGTGAAAACATTCCCCTTAGTTAAATATTGCAATTATTTAAGCACTGGACAGGAAGTTCACCACTGAAATTGCTGGAAGCtacatttataatttgaatttcttgCCAAGCACCAATGCTTTCTTGGCAAGCAATGCACCCATAAAATTTGTTTCATCATAGAAAGGAAACTCAAAGtggatatatttttcaataacaaGGAAAGGTGTCAAACATTTGATTGTTTCCAAGGTTAAAAACCTCCAAATATCTGCAATTGGCTAGCAGTTTTGGAATCCTATCTGTCAGTAATTTTCCATCAAGATCAAGGATATGTAAACTACAATCAATAGGAAATGCATCAGGAATTGGGCTGCTTGAGTTGTTCCTTGGAATATTCAATCCAAATGTATGACTCAGTTAAAGCAAACAAGTTTGCATTCTGCCATTGAAAGTGTTGTAGGACAGATCAAGAAATTTTAGCACACTTGCATTGCATATTGATTCGGGTATAAAAACTAAGGTTATTACCAAAGTCCGATGGAATTGAAGATGTAAAATAATTGCTAGAAAAATCTACATGGTAAGTGGTGGGAGAATGGGGATCTTCCCATGGAGCTGGTTAAAACTAAGATCAAAGGTATGAAGATTGTGAAGAGGATAAGGTTCCAGTTCTTGCATGCCTACAAAGTCATTAagtgaaaaattcaaaaagtaaagAACTCCACTCCCAACTTTCGATATCCAATTAATTATCTCCCCATAAATTTTGTTGCTTGAAGTGTCCTAATAGGATAACTTTGCTTGGTTCTTAATTAGATGAGGAAATATTCTAAGTTTGCAATAAGCGAGTTGTAAATCACAAAAAATGGGAAGAGAAGAGAAATTCGAATCATTATTACTCGTTTTGACTGATAAATTATTGTTGGAAAGGTCAAGAGAATAAAGATTGATAAGGTCTTAAATCATTTCAAGCCCTATGGTACCATTGAACTTGTTGAAGGAGAGTGAGAGATCTTCAAGGTCTCTGAGTCTGAAATTTGACATGGAAATAGGACCTAGTTGTTCGTTGCGACTCAAATCAATcctatatgaaataaataaataaataaaaatgagaaatgAGCATTTGGAAATTCAAGAACCTGACTCTAAATTGATTGTTCAAAAGGACAATCATTTCCATTGATGGAAGAGAAAACAGAGATGAAGTGATATTTCCATGGAACAAATTATGATGCAAGTAAATATAGACATGGTCCAAAAGGCCTTCCAAATGAGCATATGGGAATTAAACCATTAAAGCGATCAAGAAAGAGGTTTATCCCAGTCAAGTTCTTGGACATATGAAATGATGGGAATAAATCGGTGAAGTTGCTAGCTGATATATGAAGATAAACAAGTTGATTGAGGTTTGTCATAGATTTTGCTAAGTGTTCTACTGAATGACAATGGAAAAGATCTAAGGTTCATAACTGCCGAAGGTTACCAATAGAAGCTGGTATTCTTCCTCCAAAATTCGTCAAGGAAATCACCAGATTTTGAATACAGTTATCAAAGGGAGACTCGGATAAAGTCCCATCAAGcaattcattaaatttatgtCAAGAAACTTTATTGTTTCTACATACCTGAAAGATCTCTTTGGGAAACGTTCCAAACAACCCACATTTCTTGAGCTGCAAGAAAGTCAAAACTGACAAATTTGCAAAAGATGTAGAACCGGAGAGAGCAAACTGTTATAGTTATAAGTTCCAGCACTGATAAAGATTGAAGCTAATTGGCATGTGATTGATCAATAGGGCTGGATAGAGAACAATGCTTCAAGCTCAACACTCGCAGATTAGGATGACAAAGCCTGTCCGCACTCATTCCTAGATGTTGATATGTTTACTTCATCAATGTATATAGATCTTCAATTTTTGTGAGGTTCTGAACAAGCATGGTCAGATATGAACTCTCAAGATGTGCCAAGAATTCCAGTTATACTAATCAAGAATAGAGAACTTTGTTAGACGGAATATCTCTTTCGGGATTTGTCCAGCAAAGCCAGCATATGAGAAATTCAGATAACTCAAACTGGTGAGGTTACCTATACTTGGAAATGGGTTGATGATCAAGTAAAGCCATGAAACAAGGACTAAAGTTCTCATTGTGTCTACATGACACAAAATCCACCACTCATTTCaatcaagatatatatatatatatatatatatatatatatatatatatatatatatgtatatctaacCAATAAGATAGGTAGATAGCATAGGCAACACGGCATAACATAATCAAGTATTTGCTTCAAAAAGAAATCAAGTACTTGCTTCGAAAAGATTTTAAGTATTCAAATATTTACTCAGACCAATACTCCAAAGACGTTGTTTAAATTTCTTGGTACATTTCTCTTAATTTAGTTGATAAATAGTTTCTTTCTCTTCCTGATCTCAAAtacagaaaatgaaagaaaatgcagTATAAGAGTGTAcgaaccttttcttttttttccttgaatgaAGATCCATTTGTTGAAATACCCtttgttttcattatatatatatatatatatatatatatatatatatatatttatatgtttttttttggaCGTCCTACTTAGTAGTTTTTACGTTCAAtacaaggctttttttttttcttttttttttttttcagttggaGCGATAAATATTGTTTGACTGTGACATATAGAATTCCCAACTCATTTCCATCATTAAtaccaaaactaaaataataataatagtaactcaTTTCCAATCAATATAACAGAAAACTACTAAAGTACTAGTAAAGCTATAGTTTAAATAATAGGCGGCTTAACAATTTGCGTTCGTTTTTGATAGGGAATATTCACATCAATGCATGCTCGGATTGGTAAATTGGGTAGGGAAAAACGAAATGAACAACAATTAACGCAGTTAGTCAACCCCATCTCCCTCTGTTAACCATATAAACCAAACAATCTATAATACCTATAATATTTTGTAACTTCAATCAAAGCTTGTCCAttctaaaacataataataataatgataatgataatgataataataataataataataataataataatttatcgtCTGATTATAAATTGCTTATTACTCGCATTCTTGGTtgcatataaaaaaatgttCATGGTTTTTCCTCTTTCCCACTTTCTTCATTTCCTCAATAATGTCACcatttttccactttaattataatgcaacatatttttcaaagtcTTTCTTGTTTACTCGGTCTTGGAGCAGCATTAATACAATTCAATCCGCAACTCATGAAGCACGAAAcaattgcaatatatatatatatatatatatatatatcttgtaaCCCGATCTCACTTAATAAGAATTACATAAAAAGAAGGGAAGAAAATACTGTTAATTAGAACatggaaacaaaaataagagAGATAATCATAGTTATAGGTCAATTTTCTTAGTTGTGAGCAAATACATGAAGATCTAAGAGAGTGCGAATTAAAGTCCCAATTTTCCTACTACTAAACTACTTTTGATCTTAATCCATGTGAACTTTACTTAATCTTCCACTATCCTTTCAATCTAAACGCTAGTAGCATCATCACGTAGTTGTAAAATTTATCAACTTCAGAAACtctaacatatataaaaaagaaagcaattatTTCATCCTTTTCCTTTCCCCTGATGTACTCCACTCAATAACATGTCTTCAGAACAGAAAGGTTACAGAACTCAAAACCGGTCCAAAGCATATCAGGTAAATTGGTTACCATCAACAATACATATTCAATACAGCAGGGGCAAAATCCACCCATATTATCTAGAAAATTCAGTTCTTAAACTGAAAAATTTTATGTCAACATCAAAGCATATAATCTCAGTCCTGTTGGTCCTGAAaagaacataaaaaagaaaaagcaaatcaatttctttcttaGACGATATTAGTTCATAAAGTAAATAAGTTGAACAGCAATAAGGAATACCAATTCAAACAACTCATGCGCAAATCACAAGAACATACAGCTGCCATtaccaaatcttttttttttttttttttttttgtgtgtgtgtgtgtgtgtttgtttcaGAAAATTCCATAAAAGATCATACTTTTGGAAACCAGCAACAAGAAAGGTTTCAGATTTCAACCAAGATGACATATGTTTCATACCAATAGGAATTCCCTACAAGTTACAGATTCATTGATGAACAATATTGACCAGTTGGAAAGATCCTAACAGGATTGGAATCTTATTTACGTCGCATAACCTCAGATCTATCAGGAATTGGTGTATTCTACAATATAAGGGGTGTATTTTCATGTTTATTTATTGGACTGCTCAGACGAATGGAATATCTTAGTTTTTTTTCGGAAGATACTTAGCTATGCTTTCAGACAAAAGATCTAATCATACCACTTGGCAAGAAAATATTTCCCtttcaagaaaataatagaCTTACTAATTAGCCACCAAACACAAAAAGATGAGAGATTTACAACCAAAAACGTTAAAGACCAAACAAACACAGGAGTGATCCCAAATCCAAAGGCTGAAGGAGGGTGTGCGTGCTATGATCTAGTAGGTTGCTAAACTAGTACATATAAATAGGATTCTAGATAGATACAATAATCAGAAAACAGGCCTCAATACAACCCAACAAAACGATCAGAAAACAAGCCTCAATA includes the following:
- the LOC107435573 gene encoding LRR receptor-like serine/threonine-protein kinase ERL2 produces the protein MRTLVLVSWLYLIINPFPSIGNLTSLSYLNFSYAGFAGQIPKEIFRLTKFSILDYSRNVGCLERFPKRSFRIDLSRNEQLGPISMSNFRLRDLEDLSLSFNKFNGMQELEPYPLHNLHTFDLSFNQLHGKIPILPPLTMNNSSSPIPDAFPIDCSLHILDLDGKLLTDRIPKLLANCRYLEVNDIRIDEFYYEDGVTAINKGIGMEMIKIARGFTSIGFSSNNFEVGIPKELELLKFLHDQQDWDQGKGEGKMTAYYLTYIRVSEVDIFYKIHDDRKIKKSSCGLGSHIV